In Streptomyces sp. NBC_00483, a single window of DNA contains:
- a CDS encoding acetyl-CoA C-acetyltransferase: MSGTTGTTSVIVAGARTPMGRLLGSLKSFSGADLGGFAIKAALDRAGIGGDQVQYVIMGQVLQAGAGQIPARQAAVKAGIPMNVPALTINKVCLSGLDAIALADQLVRAGEFDVVVAGGQESMTNAPHLLPKSREGYKYGAVEMLDAMAHDGLTDAFENIPMGASTEKHNTRLGIARPEQDEVAALSHQRAAAAQKNGIFEAEITPVEIPQRKGEPVVFSKDEGIRAETTAESLGKLRPAFDKGGTITAGTSSQISDGAAAVVVMSKAKALELGLDWIAEIGAHGNVAGPDNSLQSQPSNAIQHALKKEGIGTEDLDLIEINEAFAAVAVQSMKDLGVSSEKVNVNGGAIALGHPIGMSGARIVLHLALELKRRGGGVGAAALCGGGGQGDALVVRVPKA, translated from the coding sequence ATGTCAGGAACGACCGGTACCACGTCAGTGATCGTCGCGGGCGCGCGGACGCCCATGGGCCGTCTGCTCGGCTCGCTCAAGTCCTTCTCCGGAGCCGACCTGGGCGGCTTCGCGATCAAGGCCGCCCTCGACCGTGCGGGAATCGGTGGCGACCAGGTGCAGTACGTGATCATGGGCCAGGTGCTGCAGGCCGGGGCAGGGCAGATCCCGGCGCGCCAGGCCGCGGTCAAGGCGGGCATTCCGATGAACGTCCCGGCGCTCACGATCAACAAGGTGTGCCTGTCCGGGCTCGACGCCATCGCGCTGGCCGACCAGCTCGTGCGCGCCGGCGAGTTCGACGTGGTCGTGGCCGGTGGCCAGGAGTCCATGACGAACGCGCCGCACCTGCTGCCGAAGTCCCGCGAGGGCTACAAGTACGGCGCGGTCGAGATGCTCGACGCGATGGCGCACGACGGCCTCACCGACGCCTTCGAGAACATCCCCATGGGCGCGTCGACGGAGAAGCACAACACCCGCCTCGGCATCGCCCGTCCCGAGCAGGACGAGGTGGCGGCCCTGTCGCACCAGCGGGCCGCCGCGGCGCAGAAGAACGGCATCTTCGAGGCCGAGATCACGCCCGTCGAGATCCCGCAGCGCAAGGGCGAGCCGGTCGTCTTCAGCAAGGACGAGGGCATCCGCGCGGAGACCACCGCGGAGTCCCTCGGCAAGCTGCGTCCGGCCTTCGACAAGGGCGGCACGATCACCGCCGGCACCTCCTCGCAGATCTCGGACGGCGCCGCCGCGGTCGTCGTCATGAGCAAGGCGAAGGCGCTGGAGCTGGGCCTGGACTGGATCGCCGAGATCGGCGCGCACGGCAACGTCGCGGGCCCGGACAACTCCTTGCAGTCGCAGCCCTCGAACGCCATCCAGCACGCCCTCAAGAAGGAGGGCATCGGCACCGAGGACCTCGACCTCATCGAGATCAACGAGGCCTTCGCGGCGGTCGCCGTGCAGTCAATGAAGGACCTCGGAGTGTCCTCGGAAAAGGTGAACGTCAACGGCGGGGCCATCGCGCTGGGTCACCCGATCGGGATGTCCGGCGCGCGCATCGTCCTGCACCTCGCCCTGGAGCTGAAGCGGCGCGGCGGCGGTGTCGGCGCGGCGGCCCTGTGCGGTGGCGGCGGTCAGGGTGACGCGCTGGTCGTGCGGGTACCCAAGGCATAA
- a CDS encoding ATP-binding cassette domain-containing protein codes for MIELSGLTKRYGEKTAVDDLTFSVRPGIVTGFLGPNGAGKSTTMRMMLGLDNPTAGDVRIDGKHYAQLKDPLRYIGALLDAKAMHGGRNAYNHLLCLAQSNGIPKSRVYEVLDTVGLTAVARKKAKGFSLGMGQRLGIAGALLGDPQILMFDEPVNGLDPEGIHWIRNLMKSLASAGRTVFVSSHLMSEMALTADHLVVIGQGRLLADMSMPDFIRQNSRSYVRLRSPQHERLLDVLHRAGITVVESGGALEVDGHPAEELGELAARNQLVLHELSPQQASLEEAFMQLTAESVEYHAHTDAPEQQNPQGPVTPQNPMAPQTPQAPQNPGAPQNPQQSGWGSSWNREKGA; via the coding sequence ATGATCGAGCTCTCGGGGCTGACCAAGCGCTACGGCGAGAAGACGGCCGTGGACGACCTCACCTTCTCCGTCCGGCCAGGAATCGTCACCGGATTCCTCGGCCCCAACGGCGCGGGCAAGTCCACCACGATGCGGATGATGCTCGGCCTCGACAACCCGACGGCGGGCGACGTCCGGATCGACGGCAAGCACTACGCCCAGCTGAAGGACCCGCTGCGCTACATCGGCGCGCTGCTCGACGCGAAGGCGATGCACGGCGGCCGCAACGCCTACAACCACCTCCTCTGCCTGGCGCAGTCCAACGGCATCCCCAAGAGCCGCGTGTACGAGGTGCTCGACACGGTCGGCCTCACGGCCGTGGCCCGTAAGAAGGCCAAGGGTTTCTCGCTCGGCATGGGGCAGCGGCTCGGCATCGCCGGCGCGCTCCTCGGCGACCCGCAGATCCTGATGTTCGACGAGCCGGTCAACGGGCTCGACCCCGAGGGCATCCACTGGATCCGCAACCTGATGAAATCCCTCGCGTCCGCCGGCCGTACCGTCTTCGTCTCGTCCCACCTGATGAGCGAAATGGCGCTCACCGCCGACCATCTGGTGGTCATCGGGCAGGGACGGCTCCTTGCCGACATGTCGATGCCGGACTTCATCCGGCAGAACTCGCGCTCGTACGTCCGGCTGCGCTCACCGCAGCACGAGCGCCTGCTGGACGTGCTGCACCGGGCCGGCATCACGGTCGTGGAGTCCGGCGGCGCTCTCGAGGTGGACGGCCACCCCGCAGAGGAGCTCGGCGAGCTCGCGGCGCGCAACCAGCTCGTCCTGCACGAGCTGAGCCCGCAGCAGGCCTCCCTGGAAGAGGCGTTCATGCAGCTGACGGCGGAGTCGGTGGAGTACCACGCGCACACGGACGCTCCGGAGCAGCAGAACCCGCAAGGCCCAGTGACCCCACAGAACCCGATGGCCCCACAGACTCCGCAGGCCCCACAGAACCCGGGAGCCCCACAGAACCCGCAGCAGTCGGGCTGGGGTTCCAGCTGGAACCGAGAGAAGGGCGCCTGA
- a CDS encoding ABC transporter permease subunit translates to MAAAQVLRSEWTKIKSVNSTAFTLGLAVLVSVGLGMLISAFTGNEFDKMSTGDKLTFDPTFISFSGLSLGQLAMLVFGVLVVASEYSTGMIRTSLAAVPQRGTFLFSKILVAALLALVVALVISFASFFLGQLMLGDHGTDLGAPNVLRAVFGAAVYMTLMTMFSMGVASMLRSPMLSLGILMPFFFLVSPILGSVSATKKVAQYFPDQAGLKVMQVVDPPSDDAPYGPWGGLAILLVWVAVALIVGYALLKKRDA, encoded by the coding sequence ATGGCCGCGGCCCAGGTCCTCCGCTCCGAGTGGACCAAGATCAAATCGGTGAACTCGACGGCCTTCACGCTCGGCCTCGCGGTGCTCGTCTCCGTCGGCCTCGGCATGCTGATCAGCGCGTTCACCGGCAACGAGTTCGACAAGATGTCGACCGGGGACAAGCTGACCTTCGACCCGACCTTCATCTCCTTCTCCGGCCTCTCCCTCGGCCAGCTCGCGATGCTGGTCTTCGGGGTCCTCGTGGTCGCGAGCGAGTACAGCACGGGCATGATCCGCACCTCGCTCGCGGCGGTCCCGCAGCGCGGCACGTTCCTCTTCTCCAAGATCCTGGTCGCCGCGCTGCTCGCGCTCGTCGTCGCGCTGGTCATCAGCTTCGCGTCGTTCTTCCTCGGCCAGCTGATGCTCGGCGACCACGGCACGGACCTGGGCGCGCCGAACGTGCTGCGCGCGGTGTTCGGCGCCGCCGTCTACATGACGCTGATGACGATGTTCTCCATGGGCGTCGCGTCGATGCTCCGCTCCCCCATGCTCTCGCTCGGCATCCTGATGCCGTTCTTCTTCCTGGTCTCGCCGATCCTCGGCAGCGTCTCGGCCACGAAGAAGGTCGCCCAGTACTTCCCCGACCAGGCGGGCCTGAAGGTCATGCAGGTGGTGGACCCGCCGAGCGACGACGCGCCGTACGGGCCGTGGGGCGGGCTCGCGATCCTGTTGGTGTGGGTGGCGGTGGCGCTGATCGTCGGATACGCCCTGCTGAAGAAGCGGGACGCATAG
- the scy gene encoding polarized growth protein Scy, with product MRGYESQDGRRPAETDHLSRFEAEMDRLKTDREKAVQHAEDLGYQVEVLRAKLHEARRSLATRPAYDGSDIGYQAEQLLRNAQIQADQLRADAERELREARAQTQRILQEHAEQQSRLQSELHTEAVNRRQQLDQELSERRRTVETHVNENVQWAEQLRARTEQQARRLLDESRAEADQALAAARTEAERVADQARQRLTSEAEEARAEAQSILARARQDAERLLNAASTQAQEATDHAEQLRTSTSEESEQARRRSGELSRAAEQKIAEADSALREARTEADKVLAEAKDAAAKQLATAESTNEQRTRTAKEQVARLVQEATKDAETTKSEAEQVVADARAEAEQLIAAAKEKARTVTAEETAGELAKAARTAEDVLNKASEEAKATTKAAADEAERLRADAEAEADRLRAEAHDLATELKGAAKDDTKEYRAKTVELQEEARRLRGEAEQLRAEAVEEGERIRAEARREAVQQIEESASTAEQLLSKAKADADELRTAATTESERVRTEAIERATSLRKQAEETLERTRAEAERYRTEAEEQAEATRSEAERAAQELKNEAERAMQAKQDEAARELTRLHTEAEERLTASETALNEAREQGETLRREAAEEVERLRADAAERARTVQAQAETEAERLRTEAASDAATTRSEAENVAVRLRSEASNEAERLKTEAQESADRIRAEAQTAAERIATEAAETLAAAQEEAARRRREAEETLGSAREEADQERERARERSEELLAVARARVDEAQTEAVRLVEEADQRATEMVSTAEQTAQQVRDSVAGLQEQAQEEITGLRSAAEHAAERTRTEAQEEADRVRSDAYAERERATEDANRVRSEATAEAEAAKAMAERTVSEAFTEAERLRTDASEHAQQVRTEASDLRSAADQDASRTRADARADANRIRSDAAEQADTLITEAATEAERLTTETNAEAERVRSESTAKAEKLVGDASTEAERLRAESTAAAEQLTNETRTEAERVRTESVAQAEKLISDASGDAERLRAEAAETVTSAQQHAERVRTEAERVKADAAAEAESITAAAREEAERTLDEARKDANKRRTEAAEQVDKLITESATEADKLTREAQETAQKTTADAESQADTMVGAARTEAERLVAESTVEGNTLVEKARTDADELLVGARRDATQIRERAEELRDRITAEIEELHEHARRESAEAMKNAGERCDALVKAAEEQLSEAQTKAKELLNDANSEAGKVRIAAVKKAEGLLKEAEQKKAELSREADKIKADAEQEATAMIDKGQRDLDVLVRRREDINAEISRVQDVLEALESFEAPSGGGGKDGGVKAGATAGATRSGGKGSEG from the coding sequence GTGCGGGGCTATGAGAGCCAGGACGGCCGACGGCCGGCTGAGACCGACCATCTCTCGCGGTTCGAAGCCGAGATGGACCGGCTGAAGACCGATCGGGAGAAGGCCGTCCAGCACGCCGAGGACCTCGGCTACCAGGTGGAGGTGTTGCGCGCCAAGCTGCACGAGGCGCGCCGCAGCCTCGCGACCCGGCCTGCCTACGACGGGTCGGACATCGGCTACCAGGCCGAGCAGCTCCTCCGTAACGCGCAGATCCAGGCCGACCAGCTGCGCGCCGACGCCGAGCGCGAGCTGCGCGAGGCCCGTGCGCAGACCCAGCGGATCCTCCAGGAGCACGCCGAGCAGCAGTCCCGGCTCCAGTCCGAGCTGCACACGGAGGCCGTCAACCGGCGCCAGCAGCTCGACCAGGAACTCTCCGAGCGCCGCCGCACGGTCGAGACGCACGTCAACGAGAACGTGCAGTGGGCCGAGCAGCTGCGCGCCCGCACCGAGCAGCAGGCCCGCCGCCTCCTCGACGAGTCGCGCGCCGAGGCCGACCAGGCGCTCGCCGCCGCCCGCACCGAGGCCGAGCGCGTCGCCGACCAGGCCCGCCAGCGCCTCACCTCCGAGGCCGAGGAGGCGCGCGCCGAGGCGCAGTCGATCCTGGCCCGCGCCCGGCAGGACGCCGAGCGCCTGCTGAACGCCGCGTCGACGCAGGCGCAGGAGGCCACCGACCACGCCGAGCAGCTGCGGACGTCGACGAGCGAGGAGTCCGAGCAGGCCCGCCGCCGGTCCGGCGAGCTGAGCCGGGCCGCCGAGCAGAAGATCGCCGAGGCGGACAGCGCGCTGCGCGAGGCCCGCACCGAGGCCGACAAGGTGCTCGCGGAGGCGAAGGACGCCGCGGCCAAGCAGCTCGCGACCGCCGAGTCGACCAACGAGCAGCGCACCCGCACCGCCAAGGAGCAGGTGGCCCGCCTGGTCCAGGAGGCCACCAAGGACGCGGAGACCACGAAGTCGGAGGCCGAGCAGGTCGTCGCCGACGCGCGCGCCGAGGCCGAGCAGCTGATCGCCGCGGCCAAGGAGAAGGCCCGTACGGTCACCGCCGAGGAGACCGCCGGCGAGCTCGCGAAGGCCGCGCGCACCGCGGAGGACGTGCTCAACAAGGCGTCCGAGGAAGCCAAGGCGACGACGAAGGCGGCGGCCGACGAGGCCGAGCGGCTCCGCGCCGATGCCGAGGCCGAGGCGGACCGGCTGCGCGCCGAGGCGCACGACCTGGCGACGGAGCTCAAGGGCGCCGCCAAGGACGACACCAAGGAGTACCGCGCCAAGACCGTCGAGCTCCAGGAGGAGGCGCGCAGGCTTCGCGGCGAGGCCGAGCAGCTGCGGGCCGAGGCCGTCGAGGAGGGCGAGCGGATCCGGGCCGAGGCCCGCCGCGAGGCCGTCCAGCAGATCGAGGAGTCGGCCAGCACCGCCGAGCAGTTGCTCTCCAAGGCGAAGGCGGACGCGGACGAACTGCGGACCGCCGCGACGACGGAGAGCGAGCGCGTCCGCACGGAGGCCATCGAGCGGGCCACGTCGCTGCGCAAGCAGGCCGAGGAGACCCTCGAGCGCACGCGCGCGGAGGCCGAGCGGTACCGCACCGAGGCCGAGGAGCAGGCCGAGGCCACCAGGTCCGAGGCGGAGCGCGCGGCGCAGGAGCTCAAGAACGAGGCCGAGCGGGCCATGCAGGCCAAGCAGGACGAGGCGGCCCGCGAGCTGACCCGCCTGCACACGGAGGCCGAGGAGCGCCTGACCGCGTCGGAGACGGCGCTGAACGAGGCGCGGGAGCAGGGCGAGACGCTGCGCCGCGAGGCCGCCGAGGAGGTCGAGCGGCTGCGCGCGGACGCAGCCGAGCGTGCCCGTACAGTGCAGGCGCAGGCCGAGACGGAGGCCGAGCGCCTTCGCACGGAGGCCGCGTCCGACGCCGCGACGACCCGCTCCGAGGCAGAGAACGTCGCCGTACGACTGCGGTCCGAGGCGTCGAACGAGGCGGAGCGGCTCAAGACGGAGGCGCAGGAGTCCGCCGACCGGATCCGTGCCGAGGCGCAGACCGCCGCCGAGCGGATCGCCACCGAGGCCGCCGAGACGCTGGCTGCCGCCCAGGAGGAGGCGGCGCGGCGCCGCCGCGAGGCCGAGGAGACGCTCGGCAGCGCGCGCGAGGAGGCCGATCAGGAGCGCGAGCGGGCCCGCGAGCGGAGCGAGGAACTGCTCGCCGTGGCACGTGCCCGCGTGGACGAGGCGCAGACCGAGGCCGTACGTCTGGTCGAGGAGGCGGACCAGCGGGCGACCGAGATGGTCTCCACCGCCGAGCAGACGGCGCAGCAGGTGCGCGACTCCGTGGCCGGGCTCCAGGAGCAGGCCCAGGAGGAGATCACCGGGCTGCGCAGCGCCGCCGAGCACGCGGCGGAGCGCACCAGGACGGAGGCGCAGGAGGAGGCCGACCGGGTCCGCTCCGACGCCTACGCGGAGCGCGAGCGCGCCACCGAGGACGCGAACCGGGTCCGTTCCGAGGCCACCGCCGAGGCGGAGGCCGCCAAGGCCATGGCGGAGCGCACGGTTTCGGAGGCGTTCACCGAGGCGGAGCGGCTGCGCACGGACGCGTCCGAGCACGCCCAGCAGGTCCGTACGGAGGCCTCCGATCTGCGCTCGGCCGCCGACCAGGACGCCTCGCGCACCCGCGCGGACGCCCGCGCGGACGCCAACCGGATCCGCTCCGACGCGGCCGAGCAGGCCGACACCCTGATCACCGAGGCGGCCACCGAGGCCGAGCGGCTGACGACGGAGACCAACGCGGAGGCGGAGCGGGTCCGCTCCGAGTCCACCGCGAAGGCCGAGAAGCTCGTCGGTGACGCGAGCACCGAGGCCGAGCGGCTGCGCGCCGAATCGACGGCCGCCGCCGAGCAGTTGACCAACGAGACGCGGACCGAGGCCGAGCGCGTCAGGACCGAGTCCGTCGCCCAGGCCGAGAAGCTGATCTCGGACGCGTCCGGCGACGCGGAGCGGCTGCGCGCCGAGGCCGCGGAGACGGTCACCTCCGCGCAGCAGCACGCCGAGCGGGTCCGCACCGAGGCGGAGCGCGTCAAGGCGGACGCCGCGGCGGAGGCCGAGAGCATCACGGCGGCCGCCCGCGAGGAGGCCGAGCGCACGCTGGACGAGGCCCGCAAGGACGCCAACAAGCGGCGCACGGAGGCCGCGGAGCAGGTCGACAAGCTCATCACGGAGTCCGCGACCGAGGCCGACAAGCTGACCCGCGAGGCGCAGGAGACGGCGCAGAAGACGACCGCCGACGCGGAGTCGCAGGCCGACACGATGGTCGGCGCGGCCCGCACGGAGGCCGAGCGTCTGGTCGCGGAGTCGACCGTCGAGGGCAACACGCTCGTGGAGAAGGCCCGTACGGACGCGGACGAGTTGCTCGTCGGCGCCCGCAGGGACGCGACGCAGATCAGGGAGCGCGCCGAGGAGCTGCGCGACCGGATCACGGCCGAGATCGAGGAGCTCCACGAGCACGCCCGCCGCGAGTCGGCGGAAGCCATGAAGAACGCGGGCGAACGCTGCGACGCTCTGGTCAAGGCCGCGGAGGAACAACTTTCCGAGGCGCAGACGAAGGCCAAGGAGCTTCTGAACGACGCGAATTCGGAGGCCGGCAAGGTCCGGATCGCAGCCGTGAAGAAGGCCGAAGGCCTTCTCAAGGAAGCCGAGCAGAAGAAGGCCGAGCTGTCCCGTGAGGCGGACAAGATCAAGGCGGACGCGGAGCAGGAGGCCACCGCCATGATCGACAAGGGTCAGCGGGATCTCGACGTACTGGTCAGGCGCCGCGAGGACATCAATGCCGAGATCTCCCGTGTCCAGGACGTGTTGGAGGCGTTGGAGAGTTTTGAGGCTCCGTCCGGCGGGGGAGGCAAGGACGGCGGCGTCAAGGCGGGGGCCACGGCGGGGGCCACACGTTCGGGTGGCAAGGGCTCGGAGGGCTAG
- the mce gene encoding methylmalonyl-CoA epimerase: MLTRIDHIGIACFDLDKTVEFYRATYGFEVYHSEVNEEQGVREAMLKVNETSDGGATYLQLLEPTREDSAVGKWLAKNGEGVHHIAFGTADVDTDANDIKNKGVRVLYEEPRRGSMDSRITFLHPKDCHGVLTELVTAAPKDSVEH, from the coding sequence ATGCTGACGCGAATCGACCACATCGGGATCGCCTGCTTCGACCTCGACAAGACCGTCGAGTTCTACCGGGCCACGTACGGCTTCGAGGTGTACCACTCCGAGGTCAACGAGGAGCAGGGCGTGCGCGAGGCCATGCTCAAGGTCAACGAGACGAGCGACGGGGGCGCCACCTACCTCCAGCTGCTCGAACCCACCCGCGAGGACTCCGCCGTCGGCAAGTGGCTGGCCAAGAACGGCGAGGGTGTGCACCACATCGCCTTCGGCACGGCCGACGTCGATACGGACGCGAACGACATCAAGAACAAGGGCGTACGCGTCCTCTACGAAGAGCCCCGACGTGGCTCGATGGACTCGCGCATCACGTTCCTGCACCCCAAGGACTGTCACGGCGTACTGACCGAACTCGTCACTGCGGCACCTAAGGACTCGGTGGAGCACTGA
- a CDS encoding ABC transporter permease subunit produces the protein MSTPPPPLAAPGASYASPIPIRKAHLGDALASEWTKIRSVRSTMWTLGVMIVLMVGLGLASAAVVAADDGSSPSSQQVLSLGFFGTLLGTICVMTLGVLTIASEYGTGMIRTTMTACSSRSRVLAAKAIVFFLLVTVLTTVFAALVGALQVGIVGVDSPAGGTWAKSTFGVGLFVALLGLLGLAVGTLVRHSAGAITIMVGVVLLPLVMAIFMFSESLKDLQQALLEYSVPSQLAVLYDNSVTAGSGPTGWQPLWIMAAITAVALGGAFLSLNSRDV, from the coding sequence ATGAGCACGCCGCCCCCGCCCCTCGCCGCTCCCGGCGCCTCGTACGCCTCGCCCATCCCGATCCGCAAGGCGCACCTGGGCGACGCACTCGCCTCGGAGTGGACGAAGATCCGTTCCGTGCGCTCCACGATGTGGACGCTGGGCGTGATGATCGTGCTGATGGTCGGGCTCGGTCTGGCCTCGGCCGCCGTGGTCGCCGCCGACGACGGCTCGTCGCCGAGCAGCCAACAGGTGCTCAGCCTCGGCTTCTTCGGCACCCTGCTCGGCACCATCTGCGTGATGACCCTCGGCGTCCTGACCATCGCCTCCGAGTACGGCACCGGCATGATCCGTACGACGATGACGGCCTGCTCCAGCCGGAGCCGGGTGCTCGCCGCCAAGGCGATCGTCTTCTTCCTGCTCGTCACGGTGCTGACCACCGTGTTCGCCGCACTCGTCGGCGCGCTCCAGGTGGGCATCGTGGGCGTGGACTCGCCGGCGGGCGGCACGTGGGCGAAGTCGACGTTCGGCGTCGGCCTGTTCGTCGCGCTGCTCGGCCTGCTCGGGCTCGCCGTCGGCACGCTCGTACGGCACTCGGCGGGCGCGATCACCATCATGGTCGGCGTCGTGCTGCTGCCGCTCGTCATGGCGATCTTCATGTTCTCGGAGTCGCTCAAGGACCTGCAGCAGGCGCTGCTCGAGTACTCGGTCCCCAGCCAGCTCGCCGTGCTCTACGACAACTCGGTGACCGCGGGCTCGGGCCCGACCGGCTGGCAGCCGCTGTGGATCATGGCGGCGATCACCGCGGTGGCGCTCGGCGGTGCGTTCCTGTCGCTCAACAGCCGCGACGTATAG
- a CDS encoding ATP/GTP-binding protein, protein MSPRRNRPKAGGSSRSSDSTSSGDEAKRYGGFQSTESWQGEQWSVRHVAGASAAGKTYRCPGCDQQIPSGVAHVVAWPEYGGVDDRRHWHKACWNAKDRRTTKVQRSKNAPRY, encoded by the coding sequence GTGTCTCCGCGCCGCAACCGCCCGAAAGCAGGCGGGTCGTCCCGCAGTAGCGACTCCACGAGCAGCGGGGACGAAGCGAAGCGCTACGGCGGGTTCCAGTCCACGGAGAGCTGGCAGGGCGAGCAGTGGAGCGTGCGCCACGTGGCGGGTGCGAGCGCGGCCGGAAAGACGTATCGCTGCCCCGGCTGCGACCAGCAGATCCCCTCCGGTGTCGCACATGTGGTGGCCTGGCCGGAGTACGGGGGAGTGGACGACCGGCGGCACTGGCACAAGGCGTGCTGGAACGCGAAGGACCGCCGCACCACGAAGGTGCAGCGGTCCAAGAACGCGCCGCGGTACTGA
- a CDS encoding ABC transporter ATP-binding protein, translating to MIEAVGLTKRYGAKTAVYNLSFQVRPGTVTGFLGPNGSGKSTTMRMILGLDQPTAGHVTIGGYPYNRLPNAPRQVGALLDAKAVHGGRTARSHLLSLAQLSGIPARRVDEVLGVVGLQDVAKRRSNGFSLGMGQRLGIAAALLGDPQVLLFDEPVNGLDPEGILWVRNLMKQLASEGRTVFVSSHLMSEMALTAEHLIVIGRGQLLADMSVRDFIAHNSAGFARVRTPDSEPQQREKLTAALTEAGGQVMPEQDGGLRVTGLVLPQISDLAHSADVRLWELSPHQASLEEAYMRMTQGAVDYRSTADQRAGLHEQLPPGAVPPAQMPVPGQGQPGWYAPPPPQAPGQAPVQAPGPGQPPVHAPVQPPAQQPVADQNPYAAPMPPPAPPVAPAPAAAPAPTAPPMDKDAR from the coding sequence ATGATCGAGGCAGTCGGCCTGACGAAGCGCTATGGCGCGAAGACAGCCGTGTACAACCTTTCCTTCCAGGTGCGGCCGGGGACCGTGACCGGGTTCCTCGGGCCGAACGGCTCGGGCAAGTCCACGACGATGCGCATGATCCTCGGCCTCGACCAGCCGACCGCCGGCCACGTGACCATCGGCGGCTATCCGTACAACAGGCTCCCGAACGCTCCGCGCCAGGTCGGCGCGCTGCTCGACGCGAAGGCCGTGCACGGCGGCAGGACCGCCCGCAGCCATCTGCTGAGCCTGGCCCAACTCTCCGGCATCCCGGCCCGCCGGGTCGACGAGGTGCTCGGCGTCGTCGGTCTTCAGGACGTCGCGAAGCGGCGCTCCAACGGGTTCTCGCTCGGCATGGGGCAGCGGCTCGGCATCGCCGCCGCGCTCCTCGGCGACCCGCAGGTGCTGCTCTTCGACGAGCCGGTCAACGGGCTCGACCCCGAGGGCATCCTCTGGGTCAGGAACCTGATGAAGCAGCTCGCCTCCGAGGGGCGCACGGTCTTCGTCTCCTCGCACCTGATGAGCGAGATGGCGCTCACCGCCGAGCACCTGATCGTGATCGGACGCGGGCAGCTGCTCGCCGACATGAGCGTGCGGGACTTCATCGCGCACAACTCGGCCGGCTTCGCGCGGGTGCGCACCCCCGACAGCGAGCCGCAGCAGCGCGAGAAGCTGACGGCGGCGCTGACCGAGGCGGGCGGCCAGGTCATGCCCGAGCAGGACGGCGGACTGCGCGTCACGGGCCTGGTACTGCCGCAGATCAGCGATCTGGCACACAGCGCCGACGTACGGCTGTGGGAGCTGTCGCCGCACCAGGCGTCGCTGGAAGAGGCGTACATGCGGATGACGCAGGGCGCCGTCGACTACCGCTCGACCGCCGACCAGCGCGCGGGCCTGCACGAGCAGCTGCCGCCCGGCGCGGTGCCGCCCGCCCAGATGCCGGTGCCGGGACAGGGCCAGCCGGGCTGGTACGCCCCGCCGCCGCCCCAGGCCCCGGGTCAGGCTCCGGTCCAGGCCCCGGGTCCGGGTCAGCCCCCGGTCCACGCCCCGGTCCAGCCGCCCGCCCAGCAGCCCGTCGCGGACCAGAATCCGTACGCGGCCCCGATGCCCCCGCCGGCCCCGCCCGTCGCGCCCGCTCCGGCCGCCGCACCGGCCCCGACCGCCCCGCCGATGGACAAGGACGCCCGATGA
- a CDS encoding cellulose-binding protein: MSDTSPYGFELVRRGYDRAQVDERISKLVSDRDSALARITALEKRIEELHLETQNAQAQVNDAEPSYAGLGARVEKILRLAEEEAKDLREEARRAAEQHRELAESAAQQVRNDAESFAAERKSKAEDEGVRIVEKAKGEATSLRTEAQKDAQSKREEADALFEETRAKAAQAAADFETNLAKRREQSERDLASRQAKAEKRLAEIEHRAEQLRLEAEKLRTDAERRARQTVETAQRQAEDIVADANAKADRIRSESERELAALTNRRDSINAQLTNVREMLATLTGAAVAAAGAPAEEEPISRGVPAQQSR, encoded by the coding sequence ATGAGCGACACTTCCCCCTACGGCTTCGAGCTTGTGCGGCGTGGGTACGACCGCGCTCAGGTGGACGAACGGATCTCCAAGCTCGTCTCCGACCGTGACAGTGCTCTTGCCCGTATCACTGCTCTGGAAAAGCGCATCGAGGAACTCCACCTCGAGACGCAGAACGCTCAGGCGCAGGTGAACGACGCGGAGCCGTCGTACGCCGGCCTCGGCGCCCGCGTCGAGAAGATCCTCCGCCTCGCCGAGGAGGAGGCCAAGGACCTGCGCGAAGAGGCCCGCAGGGCGGCAGAGCAGCACCGGGAGCTCGCCGAGTCCGCGGCCCAGCAGGTGCGCAACGACGCGGAGTCGTTCGCCGCCGAGCGCAAGTCCAAGGCCGAGGACGAGGGCGTTCGGATCGTCGAAAAGGCCAAGGGCGAGGCCACCTCGCTGCGCACCGAGGCGCAGAAGGACGCGCAGTCCAAGCGCGAGGAGGCGGACGCCCTCTTCGAGGAGACGCGCGCCAAGGCCGCCCAGGCCGCCGCCGACTTCGAGACGAACCTGGCCAAGCGCCGCGAGCAGTCGGAGCGCGACCTGGCCTCGCGTCAGGCCAAGGCCGAGAAGCGCCTCGCCGAGATCGAGCACCGCGCGGAGCAGCTCCGCCTGGAGGCCGAGAAGCTGCGCACGGACGCCGAGCGGCGCGCCCGCCAGACGGTGGAGACGGCCCAGCGCCAGGCCGAGGACATCGTCGCGGACGCGAACGCCAAGGCGGACCGCATCCGCAGCGAGTCCGAGCGCGAGCTGGCGGCGCTCACCAACCGCCGCGACTCGATCAACGCGCAGCTGACGAATGTCCGCGAGATGCTGGCCACCCTCACCGGTGCGGCAGTCGCTGCGGCGGGCGCCCCGGCGGAGGAGGAGCCCATCTCCCGCGGGGTTCCGGCCCAGCAGTCCCGGTAG